The genomic stretch CGTGTGGAATGATCCGGTCAACCTGATGTCATATGTGACGTACGTGTTCCAGGCATATTTCGCTTACTCCAAGGTCAAGGCGGAGCGGCTCATGCTCGACGTGCACGAGAAGGGCAAGGCCATCGTGTCGCAGGGCAGCCGAGAAGAGATGGAACGCGATGTCGAGGCCATGCACTCCTACGGGTTGTGGGCCACTCTGCAGAAGGCGGAGGACCTAGGCTGAGTACCGCGTTCCGGCGGACCCGCGGAGGCGGGGTGACCGCGTCCTTCCACCAGGCTGAAGTCGAGCTGCTTCGCTCGCTCGTTGGGCAGCTACTCGAACTTGTCCGGGATGATCCCGAGAACAAGCGGGAGAACGAAGACTGGGCCGCGGCCCTGGGATTGGCCGACGACGAGCCGGTGCGGCCCACCGACCCGGTCCTGCTTCGGCTGTTCCCGGACGGCTACCAGGACGACGGCGAAGCGGCCTCCGATTTTCGCCGATTCACCGAACGCGGACTGCGGGAAGCCAAATCAGCCACCGCCGCCACCGTGCTGGCATCGCTGGCCACTGCCGAGGGTGCCGATCCGGCGGCGCGCCGGCCGCGGGACAGAAGCAAGA from Phytoactinopolyspora mesophila encodes the following:
- a CDS encoding DUF2017 domain-containing protein, translating into MTASFHQAEVELLRSLVGQLLELVRDDPENKRENEDWAAALGLADDEPVRPTDPVLLRLFPDGYQDDGEAASDFRRFTERGLREAKSATAATVLASLATAEGADPAARRPRDRSKTRVELGPDETDAWLRTLTDLRLALGTRLGVTEGDEAVWAALPEDDPRRHIHDVYDWLGWLQETLVRTLSSGLG
- the clpS gene encoding ATP-dependent Clp protease adapter ClpS; this translates as MTAPVEIERPEADQAPVPDTPWVTVVWNDPVNLMSYVTYVFQAYFAYSKVKAERLMLDVHEKGKAIVSQGSREEMERDVEAMHSYGLWATLQKAEDLG